A stretch of the Sulfolobales archaeon genome encodes the following:
- the ppa gene encoding inorganic diphosphatase, protein MKRIGPGDKAPDLVNVIIEIPAYSSVKYEYDEEADVIKVDRVLYTSMVYPFNYGFIPGTMEEDGDPVDVLVISDHSFIPGSVVEARPIALLEMEDEEGVDSKVVAVPKDKVEPRYSNIKDLSDLPEIIRKKIEHFFEHYKELEPGKWVKIRGWKGAEDAKKKIAEAVKRASNR, encoded by the coding sequence ATGAAGAGAATCGGCCCTGGAGATAAAGCACCGGATCTAGTAAATGTTATAATAGAGATCCCGGCGTATTCCTCGGTTAAGTATGAGTATGATGAGGAGGCAGATGTTATAAAGGTTGATAGGGTTCTATATACATCTATGGTATATCCATTCAATTACGGCTTTATACCAGGCACTATGGAGGAGGATGGAGATCCTGTTGATGTTCTTGTTATCAGCGATCACTCATTCATACCAGGATCTGTTGTTGAAGCCCGTCCAATAGCCCTTTTGGAGATGGAGGATGAAGAGGGCGTCGATTCCAAGGTGGTTGCTGTTCCCAAGGATAAGGTTGAGCCCAGATATTCCAATATAAAGGATCTCAGTGATCTCCCTGAGATAATTAGGAAGAAGATCGAGCATTTCTTTGAACATTATAAGGAGCTCGAGCCGGGTAAGTGGGTTAAGATTAGAGGTTGGAAGGGCGCTGAAGATGCTAAGAAGAAGATTGCTGAGGCTGTTAAAAGGGCTTCTAATAGATAG
- a CDS encoding transcription elongation factor, protein MGRRKKRRTLRTIHWTKRKPPKTFQCPECGSISISVKIEEKDNKRIAYIACSNPKCRLRSIVRDVPMLAQPVDVYGRFIDEYFSGTAEVWFEEGEGVESEGEEAG, encoded by the coding sequence GTGGGGAGGAGGAAGAAGAGAAGGACATTAAGAACTATTCACTGGACTAAGAGAAAGCCTCCAAAGACCTTTCAGTGCCCTGAATGCGGATCTATATCTATATCGGTTAAAATCGAGGAGAAGGATAATAAGAGGATCGCCTATATAGCATGCTCTAATCCAAAATGCAGGCTAAGATCTATTGTTAGAGATGTCCCAATGCTTGCACAGCCTGTAGATGTATATGGTAGATTTATAGATGAGTATTTCTCGGGAACCGCTGAGGTATGGTTTGAGGAGGGGGAAGGGGTAGAGAGCGAAGGTGAGGAAGCTGGGTAG